The Pontibacillus halophilus JSM 076056 = DSM 19796 genomic sequence CAAGGAATTTATGGATCAGTATCAAGAGAAGTTACGTCAATTGCAGCGTGCAATGCATGACATGGAGCCCTCAACGAACGGGTACATTCGAGAGGACTATTTAAATCAAGATGTTGAACAAGGTTTGGACAAAACCAAGCAAGTGACCTCGGCTTTAACGTCTGAAGCTAACCAACTGTTGCAGCGTGTTTCGGACATTGTCTCGACGCCTCAGATTGACGACAGTCGTTTTATAGAGCAAGTAGGCCAAGCTAGGAATGATAAAGAAGATACAATCACCAAACTCCAATCCTTCGACCAGAGCCAAACGAAAGACATAAGCGCGCTTGATTCAAGTGTGGATGCCTTAAAGAGTCGGGTGGAGACGCTTCAGAATGTCGTTCAAGAAGCGACTATTCAAGTGAACAATCAAAATCAAACGGTCGGGGAGAAACAATCCGAGGACAATGTTAAAAGTGCTTCGGGTGGATTCTGGGGAGTTATAAAGGGGATATTTGAGGGAATCAAGGACTTCCTTGTTGATATGCTTACTGGTTTATTTGGGGTACTGAAAACGCTCTTCAAATATTATATGAATCCTGAGTTACTAGCTATGGATATCTATCAAGCCGTGTCTAACCCTGGAGAGACGTGGGAATCCGTTAAGGATGTGGCAAAATACGCTGTAGAAGGGGTTAAACAGGCTTGGATTGATGATGTTGTAAACGGTGATGCACAGTCACGAGCACGATTCTTCACCTATGGCTCCCTAACAGCTGCCACAACTTTCGTCGGCTTCGGAGCTGGGAACGTAAGTAAAGTAGGTGCACTAGGGAAAGCGACTCAAGCAGTAAGTAAGGCGAAATCGACTAACATACCATATAATGCGATGAAGACCACGGCTCTCCAAAAAGCTATGGCAGATGGTATGAGAAAGACAATGGAAATCGGTAAGCAGAACATGTTACAAGTACTTACCAGCCGACCATTTAAAGACATGCTTTCTATAAAAGCAATATCCGACCGAGCGAGCGTAGCCCTAACTCGAACTCGTAATCTTCTTCGTCCAGAGAACATGAAAACTTCCATAAATAAGGTATATAATGAAGTTATCAAAGGACCAATAACCCGAACAAACGCTTGGGCGAAACAGCAAGTTGCTGCAATGTCTCAGAGTCTTCAGCCGAGATGGGAAGTTGTTGGAGATGGTATTCGAACTGATTTTGGTCGAGGTGATGTGAGCGCTGATCTTAACTATGCTTATGTAAAAGGCGATGGGGATTATAATGGTAGGCAGGTAGATGGAGTAGATTATGGTAGAGGGTCTGTTAAGGGTACGGGTAATCGTTTGGCTGGGGAAAGTGATGTTAAAACATTAGTGGGAAGAGGAGAACAGTATACAAACGGAAGAAAAAATAGATTAAAGCCTAATATTAGATATCAAACAGGCGAATATGATTACTTTTATGAAACTGATGGTGCTGGTAGGCTTGTGAAATTTGAAACGGAAAATTTACAATTAACAGCTAGAACAGATAGATTGTCACACAGTAAGAATACACCAGGAAAAGTAAAGGGACAGGACCATGCAGGCCATTTGGCGGGTGATAGATTTGGAGGATCACCTAAAATTGATAATTTAGTTTCACAATTATCTGATGTTAATTTGAAGGAATATAAGAAGATTGAAGATACATGGGCTGCGGCTTTGAAAGAAACACCTCCTAAAGAAGTAACAGTTGATGTTGAAATAGTTTATGATGGAAATAATATGCGACCAGAGAAGTTTATAGTTAATTACGCTATTGATGGTAAGTTGGAATTCCAAGTTATTAAAAATTAATTTAAGGAGTGAAAAGTAGGATGAAAGAATTTGAAGATAGATTTAGTGAGTTAC encodes the following:
- a CDS encoding T7SS effector LXG polymorphic toxin — encoded protein: MKVYDAESLESGVQAIHQRLRLQRNEVEQLEKSIKEMVSLTDSFAGEGGDAIRYFYEEYHLTFLAEYKEFMDQYQEKLRQLQRAMHDMEPSTNGYIREDYLNQDVEQGLDKTKQVTSALTSEANQLLQRVSDIVSTPQIDDSRFIEQVGQARNDKEDTITKLQSFDQSQTKDISALDSSVDALKSRVETLQNVVQEATIQVNNQNQTVGEKQSEDNVKSASGGFWGVIKGIFEGIKDFLVDMLTGLFGVLKTLFKYYMNPELLAMDIYQAVSNPGETWESVKDVAKYAVEGVKQAWIDDVVNGDAQSRARFFTYGSLTAATTFVGFGAGNVSKVGALGKATQAVSKAKSTNIPYNAMKTTALQKAMADGMRKTMEIGKQNMLQVLTSRPFKDMLSIKAISDRASVALTRTRNLLRPENMKTSINKVYNEVIKGPITRTNAWAKQQVAAMSQSLQPRWEVVGDGIRTDFGRGDVSADLNYAYVKGDGDYNGRQVDGVDYGRGSVKGTGNRLAGESDVKTLVGRGEQYTNGRKNRLKPNIRYQTGEYDYFYETDGAGRLVKFETENLQLTARTDRLSHSKNTPGKVKGQDHAGHLAGDRFGGSPKIDNLVSQLSDVNLKEYKKIEDTWAAALKETPPKEVTVDVEIVYDGNNMRPEKFIVNYAIDGKLEFQVIKN